In Miscanthus floridulus cultivar M001 chromosome 5, ASM1932011v1, whole genome shotgun sequence, one genomic interval encodes:
- the LOC136452492 gene encoding uncharacterized protein has protein sequence MLLRRPLQTLTLPLLHRHFAAAAEALVSPHQAVDPLSPPYDYLPGHQRPDAKHDEVILAVPRASSGRHVAAKERKAGRVPAIVFEQENGQEGGNKRLVSVQSKQIRKLVDHLGRSFFLSRLFRLQVWSEHAGQGELIESVRVLPRKVHLHAGTDEPLNITFMRAPSSALLKIDVPLMFIGEDASPGLRKGAYFNTIKRTVKYLCPADIVPPYIEVDLSELDVGQKLLMRDLKVHPALKLLQSPDQPICNIIGSRAPEQKKGK, from the exons ATGCTCCTCCGGCGACCGCTCCAAACCCTCACTCTCCCCCTCCTCCACCGCcacttcgccgccgccgctgaggcGCTCGTGTCCCCCCACCAAGCCGTCGACCCGCTCTCCCCTCCGTACGACTACCTCCCGGGCCACCAGCGGCCAGACGCCAAGCACGATGAGGTGATCCTCGCCGTGCCGCGCGCCTCTTCGGGGCGCCACGTGGCCGCCAAGGAGCGCAAGGCCGGGCGGGTCCCCGCCATCGTCTTCGAGCAGGAGAACGGACAGGAGGGCGGCAACAAGCGCCTTGTCTCCGTTCAGTCCAAGCAGATCCGCAAGCTCGTCGACCACCTCGGCCGGTCCTTCTTCCTCTCCAGGCTGTTCAGGCTGCAGGTCTGGTCAGAACACGCCGGGCAGGGTGAACTCATCGAGAGCGTCCGCGTCCTACCCCGAAAG GTGCACCTGCATGCAGGCACTGATGAACCGCTGAATATCACATTTATGAGAGCACCTTCTTCTGCGCTTCTCAAAATAGACGTTCCTCTGATGTTCATTGGAGAGGATGCCTCGCCTGGTCTGAGGAAAG GAGCTTACTTCAACACCATAAAACGAACAGTCAAGTATCTGTGCCCTGCTGACATAGTACCACCGTACATTGAAGTGGATCTAAGTGAGTTGGATGTAGGACAGAAATTGTTGATGCGCGATCTGAAAGTTCATCCTGCGTTGAAGCTGCTTCAGTCGCCAGATCAGCCCATCTGTAACATTATCGGATCAAGGGCTCCAGAACAGAAGAAGGGAAAATAA
- the LOC136452493 gene encoding FCS-Like Zinc finger 11-like, with the protein MATDSSALQASSESIAQKMGFFRVPDLLVKLSAKCLGELDVVRSPTSPLDLKFFTGLGNKSPRSSSVDASQNQKILLGDRVGLGLVDALTDENPTPLGGRKVLLGSEMRITDNLSRKNSSTAPVQAGEVEQKDDNMSDGLMGSVMSLDDIVNSEDYTCVVSRGPNPRTTHIFGDHVFEFQAEQLVPVESKDDQSMSLHVKEGAMSFCCFCSEKLKEGKDIYIYQGDKSFCSMECRENFMVDEMEEGEPIIFHPASPRSPPSDGGPIFQLIR; encoded by the exons ATGGCCACTGATTCCTCAGCTCTGCAGGCTTCCTCTGAGTCGATTGCGCAGAAGATGGGCTTCTTCAGAGTCCCTGACCTTCTTGTCAAACTGAGCGCCAAATGTTTGGGTGAACTGGATGTGGTCCGCAGCCCAACATCACCCCTAGACCTCAAGTTTTTCACTGGCCTTGGCAACAAATCACCCAGATCATCCTCCGTTGATGCCAGCCAGAACCAGAAGATCTTGCTTGGTGACAGGGTTGGGCTTGGACTTGTGGACGCCCTCACTGATGAGAACCCCACACCCCTGGGTGGTAGAAAGGTTCTTCTTGGATCTGAGATGAGGATTACTGATAACCTGTCTCGCAAGAACAGCTCCACTGCTCCTGTTCAGGCTGGGGAAGTTGAACAGAAGGATGATAATATGTCTGATGGACTGATGGGTAGTGTCATGTCCCTTGATGACATCGTCAATTCAGAGGATTACACTTGTGTTGTCTCCCGTGGCCCTAATCCTAGGACTACCCACATTTTTGGAGATCATGTTTTTGAGTTTCAAGCTGAGCAGCTGGTGCCTGTTGAGAGTAAGGATGATCAGAGTATGTCTCTTCATGTGAAAGAGGGTGCAATGAGCTTCTGTTGCTTTTGCagtgagaagctcaaagaagggAAAGACATCTACATCTATCA gggtgacaaatccttttgcagCATGGAGTGCAGGGAAAATTTCATGGTGGATGAGATGGAAGAAGGTGAACCCATCATATTTCATCCTGCATCTCCTAGAAGTCCACCTTCTGATGGTGGTCCGATTTTCCAACTGATCCGTTGA